TGTTGTTCGCGGCGGCGCTGGAATCCTCGGCCGTGGCCATCCGCCAGCTGGTCCGGCCGATCGTGCAGCTCTCGGTCGGGCTGGTGCTGCTGACCGCATTCACCGTCGCCGTCGTGGTCACCGCGGTCGACCCCGGTGTCCCCTTCGCCGCCGCGCTCGCGCTGGGGGCGATCGTGGCCCCGCCGGACGCGGTCGCCGCGGTGGCCGTCGCCCGTCGGGTAGGGTTGCCGCGACGGCTGGTCACCGTGCTGGAGGGGGAATCGCTGTTCAACGACGCCACCTCACTGGTGACGTTGAAGGTGGCCATCGCCGCGATCGGCACGACGGCGGTCGGCTGGGGATCGGCCATCGGCGAATTCGCCTGGGCGGCGGTCGGCGGGGTGGCCCTGGGAGCGGGACTGGGCTGGCTGCTGTCGCTGATCCGTCGCCGGGTGCTGCACGCCGGGTTGGGTCCGGCCGGGACGTCGGCCCTGACGATCACGTCGTTGTCGCTGCTGTCCCCTTTCCTGGCCTATGCGCTCGGTGAGCTGGTGCACGCCTCGGGGATCCTGGTCGTCGTGGTGTCCGGGCTGGTGCTCGGTTTCCGGTCCCCCAGCGAGGTCCCGGCGGCGGTTCGGCTCACCGAGAACGCGACCTGGGCCGCGCTGCGGTTCGTCCTCGAGGGCGCCGTCTTCGCGCTCATCGGTCTGCAACTGCGCGGCATCCTCGGCGCCCTGGGCGAGGGCGAGTCGTCCGACCAGTCGACGTATCTGGTGATCGGGGCCGTGCTGCTCACCGTCATCGCGAGCCGGCCGATCTGGATCGCCCTGATCCACCTCGTCTCCCGACTCAGTTCCCGCCGCACCCCCATCACCTGGCCCGGGGTCGCCGCGGTGTCCTGGGCCGGGATGCGCGGGGTCGTCTCCCTCGCGGCCGCCCAGACCCTGCCGATGGACACCCCACACCGCGCCGTCCTGCTCGCGGCGACGGTCGCCGTGATCATCGGCACCCTGGTCCTGCAGGGCCTCAGCCTGCCGTGGGTGATCGGGCGGCTGGGGCTCTCGCGGGACTACAGCTCCGACGACGAACGGCAACGGGCCCAGGCGCACGCCCGGGCCAGCGCGGCCATGATGCAGCGCCTGGACGAGGTGTGCCGGGACGAGCACCTGTCTCCGCACCAGATCGATGCGCTCCGCCAGTGGGCCGCGGCCCGCGATTGGCGGAGTGGGGACGGCAGCGATCAGGACGATATCGAACGGTCCCGCGAGTTCGGGCGGCGGGTCGGCGAGCACACCGACTGGCGTCGGGCGCTGCTGGCGGTGGAACGCGCCGAGATCGTCGCCATGCGCAACGAGGGCGAACTGTCCGAGCCCGTGCTGCAGACCATGCAGTACGACCTGGACCTGGAAGAGACGTTGCTGGAGCGGCGCACCGAGGCCATCGACGGACACCTGGCCGAGCTGCCGTCCGAGCAGGACCCGGACCCGGACGCCGGTGTCCGGTCGGCCACCACCGGACGGACGGGCGCTCCCGAACGGCCGGTGACGGCGGCCGCGGAGGGCCTGACGGATTCCACGTCCGGATCGGTCCGCCAGAACCTTCCGGACGACGGCCCGTCCGACGCCGACCTGCAGGGCCGGACGCCGGACGAACCGTCGACCACGGTCAGGAGGTCATGGCCAGGTAGCTGAACCAGAACTTGCCCGGCCGGTCCACCGCGAATGTCAGCTGGACGGCCACCGTCGCGCCGGGCGCCAGCCCCTCCTCCGGCAGCGGCACCGTCAGCATCGACCCCAACCCCGCCCCGGTTCCCGAGGCGACCGACAGCCGCTGCACCGTCACCGGCTGACCGTTGACGACGATCTGCTGGGTCGGCGAGGACGGGTTGACCGGCCGCAGCCACGCCGTCTGACCGGTCACGCCGGACGGTACGGGAGCGTTCGGCTGGCTGAGCGTGTTGATCTGCAACGCCATCCGGTTCACCTGCCGCCCGGTGTTGTTCGTGATCACGCGGTTCACCACCAGCCGGGTGGCTCCCGACTGCTGCACGACGACGCGGTTCGGTTCCGCCGCAGCGCTCTTGGACGGGTCGAGCAATCCCGACGGCGCCGTCCGCGCACTCAGCAGCAGCGGGTTCGCGGTACCCACCGGCTGGGCGTTCCCGGCCACTGCCGGCAGCCCACCCACGGTGCCCCCGTCGGCCGAGACCAGCTGGAAGTCGCCGGCGTTCTGGCCGGTGTTCACCGGGCCGGCGAACGTGACGTTCCGGACCCACGCCGAAGCGGTCGGCACGTCGGCCGACATGTACGCCGGCAATGCCGTGCCCGAATGCGGGCCGGCGGCGGTCCCCACGGCGTCAAGAGTGGTGGCCGGGGTCTGGTTGTAGCCGTCGGCTGCCGTCAGGCTGACCCCTGGCCCGGACGCGAGGTTCACCGTCTGGTCGGCGACGGCCGCGTAGGCGCCTCCCTGACCAGCCACGACGAAACGTCGGCCCGGCTCGACCGAACCGGCCAATGCGGCGGTGGTGCCGCCCAGGGACAGCCGGACGGTGGAGACCGGGATGGCGGTCGACGTCGTGTTGGTGAACTCGACGAACCAGTCGGCGTTCTCCGCCGCGGACGGGTGGAACTTCGTGACGGTCAGCTGACCCGGGGTGGCCCGGGACTGGATGACTTGGGTGTACCTGTCGGACGCTGAGTACCGATCTGTCGACGACGGTAAATAGACCGCAGACAACTGGAACCCACCGAAACCGGGGAGAGTCCCCGTCCACGTCGCCGATCCGGACGACGACAGCGTGGAAGTGCCCAGGTCCGTTCGGGGAGTGCCATCGGTCGGATATGCGTACCAATGGATCTGGCCCGCAGCGCTGACCGGGTCGATCGTCGCGGTCAGGGTGACGGGCTGGCCGAAGGGTAGCTCGGTGCCCGCCGACGACTGCAGAGCCAGCGACGTGGGGATGCGCTCGACCAGCAGCTGATAGACCGCGTCCACCGACACTCCGGCCGAATCCGTCACCCGCAGGGCCACGTTCGGAACCTGCGAGGCGTTGGCCGTCGTCGGTCGGCCCGAGATGATGCCGGTCGACGCGTTCAGCGACAGGCCGGCCGGCAGCGTCCCCGACGCCACACTCCACGAATAGGGCGACTGACCGCCGGTGACCCCCAGCGTGACGGCGTAGTCGACGTCGACCCGGGCACGCGGCAGACTCGACGTCGTGATCGCGAGCGGGTTCCAGCGGGTGAGATCACTGTGCTGGTAGGTGCTACCGGCCAGAACGGTACCGTTCGACAGCACACCGAGACTGGTCGGGCCGGACGCGGGCGCCGCCATCGCCAGCGAGCCAGTCACCGTCAGGGACGCGGGCACACCCGGGACCACCGCGATCTTGTCCGGTGAGTACTGCGCGACGTAGAGCGTTCCCCCCGCGGACATCGCCAGGGCGGACGCCTTGACGGTGTTCGCCATCGGAATACTGCGCTCGTTGTCGAGGGTCGAGTCGTAGACCTTGACTCCGCTGCTCACGACATTGTTCGGGTCGTACCAGTACGCGACGTAGACCGTCCCGTCGGGACCGGCCAGGATGTCCCGTGGACCGGAACCGGTGGCGATGGTTTTGGTCACCGACGTACTCCCCGGGGCGATCATGGAGATGGTGTCCGGGCTGAAGTTGGACGTGTAGACGGTGTTGTCCGGTCCCACGGCGATGGCATTGGGGTTGGCGTCGGTGGGCAGTGGGATCGTCCGGGTGACGCTCCTGGCGTTCGGTGCGATGACCGACAC
This window of the Nakamurella flava genome carries:
- a CDS encoding putative Ig domain-containing protein, with product MLILSSTRRRVRPTPWRRAAAALTAVVTALAVTVVAAPAAFAADQVGSSITLPNAPKAIATSGDTAWFTSGSLAQEVTGNGSTLGRIVSVGAGAQGIGFAPDGKLWVTNGDAGTVSVYDTTTLTRTKRIVLPIDAVPYDIAFGSDGTAYVVNKGKSTVSVIAPNARSVTRTIPLPTDANPNAIAVGPDNTVYTSNFSPDTISMIAPGSTSVTKTIATGSGPRDILAGPDGTVYVAYWYDPNNVVSSGVKVYDSTLDNERSIPMANTVKASALAMSAGGTLYVAQYSPDKIAVVPGVPASLTVTGSLAMAAPASGPTSLGVLSNGTVLAGSTYQHSDLTRWNPLAITTSSLPRARVDVDYAVTLGVTGGQSPYSWSVASGTLPAGLSLNASTGIISGRPTTANASQVPNVALRVTDSAGVSVDAVYQLLVERIPTSLALQSSAGTELPFGQPVTLTATIDPVSAAGQIHWYAYPTDGTPRTDLGTSTLSSSGSATWTGTLPGFGGFQLSAVYLPSSTDRYSASDRYTQVIQSRATPGQLTVTKFHPSAAENADWFVEFTNTTSTAIPVSTVRLSLGGTTAALAGSVEPGRRFVVAGQGGAYAAVADQTVNLASGPGVSLTAADGYNQTPATTLDAVGTAAGPHSGTALPAYMSADVPTASAWVRNVTFAGPVNTGQNAGDFQLVSADGGTVGGLPAVAGNAQPVGTANPLLLSARTAPSGLLDPSKSAAAEPNRVVVQQSGATRLVVNRVITNNTGRQVNRMALQINTLSQPNAPVPSGVTGQTAWLRPVNPSSPTQQIVVNGQPVTVQRLSVASGTGAGLGSMLTVPLPEEGLAPGATVAVQLTFAVDRPGKFWFSYLAMTS
- a CDS encoding Na+/H+ antiporter, yielding MVLAVVGLVIGVLVVTGLADRFSLPGPILLLVTGFAVSFVPGVPGYELTPDLVLFLLLPPLLFAAALESSAVAIRQLVRPIVQLSVGLVLLTAFTVAVVVTAVDPGVPFAAALALGAIVAPPDAVAAVAVARRVGLPRRLVTVLEGESLFNDATSLVTLKVAIAAIGTTAVGWGSAIGEFAWAAVGGVALGAGLGWLLSLIRRRVLHAGLGPAGTSALTITSLSLLSPFLAYALGELVHASGILVVVVSGLVLGFRSPSEVPAAVRLTENATWAALRFVLEGAVFALIGLQLRGILGALGEGESSDQSTYLVIGAVLLTVIASRPIWIALIHLVSRLSSRRTPITWPGVAAVSWAGMRGVVSLAAAQTLPMDTPHRAVLLAATVAVIIGTLVLQGLSLPWVIGRLGLSRDYSSDDERQRAQAHARASAAMMQRLDEVCRDEHLSPHQIDALRQWAAARDWRSGDGSDQDDIERSREFGRRVGEHTDWRRALLAVERAEIVAMRNEGELSEPVLQTMQYDLDLEETLLERRTEAIDGHLAELPSEQDPDPDAGVRSATTGRTGAPERPVTAAAEGLTDSTSGSVRQNLPDDGPSDADLQGRTPDEPSTTVRRSWPGS